ACTTTGTTATGTCAAAAGCTTTCTTTTCTCGTGGCAATATTTTCTGGTAAGTAAATTTGCGTGAGAGAAACTGCACCGCAAAATAGAGTATATATGTCCACATTTTGTTCATGGTTCACAACTAGCTTAGTATTTCAGTTTGTGGGACAATCTTTGTTACTCCCGTAGAAAAGTTTGGGTGTTTAATGATTTTACAGATGCTATGTATAATGAAGATTTTATAGCCTTCTTGACGGGGTGCACATGTTTATACCTTCACTTTCACTGTTCTAATCTTGGAGACAGAATGCATTTTTCTCGTTTTTTCTCTCTTGATTTTTGCTTTTATTAGCTGCTGAAGTGAGCCATCTTTTGGAATCTGTGGTTGTCTTAGGTACTGGTCCTTTTGAAATTTAGTACAGTGCTTTATTTTGTTACAGCTGAGGTTGTGGCAGGATCAACACTGTCCTGCTTTAAGAAATAGCCAGCTCCCCACTGTCCCCACTCTTCTAAGTGAAAGCTTCCACTCTTttattctttgttcttttaaaaaaaaataaaaataaatgtatatgcTATTCAATCGATGTAGTCTAcaacttgaaaattattttggctTGATCAGGTAATTTCCTTGAAATGTAGTCTACAACTTGAACCTATAGAGTTGTAAACTGCCAGGCcgatctttttctttatttaaaaaaaaaaaaatcttatcttACTGTAGAAAGTGAATGCGAAAGTATCGCATTTAAGCATTATTGTCCACTCTGTATACCATTGATTACTTTAACTAATGAGATTCTCCTGTTGCTTAATGCTATCTTCTGAACCTAATGTTGCTATACTCTATAGATGTCATTTTGTGACCTTACATAGTGGCCACTTTTCTTGCAACATGATTACTCGTATACCACTCCAATCATGTATaatgtcattttattttcattttcattttcgattatctttgcaaatatttttttgtgctAATTGAAAATTTGTTAGACTTCCATCctcttattttataaaaattgaaaatttagtctAGTTTTTGGTGAATATATAAACTTGAATTGTTAATTTGTGCTAATTTGTtgcatttaaaatgttataaaatgttaatttgtgcTAATTTGTTGAATATCTGACGTCATATGATTACCTAATCAAGAATTTCATGCCATAAATCAAgaatatttcaattaaacattgaatcTATATCATCGATAAAACCTTAAAAGCTAGAATCcacaattaatcaaaataaaaaatttccatGATCGGATTCAGATGCCATTGAagacaattataaaaattctaatatataacataataaatCAGGATATATCATGTAagattatccaaaaaaaaacaaatgtagAAGTTTATCTGAATCGGTTGATATGTTGAAATCCTCCAAATTAACACACAAGTATTTTAAAGAATgtgacttttttaaaaaatgagatatAAAATTGTtacatatgtataatttaaaaactataaccctaatatataacttgacacattaaccttaatttataattatcccatcatcaatttaattactaggtcactttatttaatatctaaaatccaataaacataatttaatataatttaacattttataataataaataattattgttattagaTACACGTTACTTCCTTTTTCCCATTCTTGGAAAATGTTAAGCATATTCAATGCATCACATAATTAATCATTAACACACGCATGCTAATAATTTGTCATTAAACCAAGCAGGATTCATGATTAAAACCAATCTTTTGTACGGTTTGAAAACTTGTCCATGGCTAAGTATAGCTTTAAGTTTCATATCAGATGGCTGGCTTCAACTTGGTCGatggagacaaaggaattacaCAGGCGAGTGAGTGACAACTTCTAGATTTCGTGCTCCTAACCATCATAACAATAGATTTCAATggatttgaatatatatattattgtatctctttcttaaaaaaaaaaagtttattacgACATCGAATtcttttatttggttaaaataaaaatcctttcaattggaaaaaatgaaagagaaaaaaaaaagaaaaagaaaaaaataaaatatatttgtgcatttctaacattttagaaaattattatttgcacatattaataacatatttatttatattaagtgTTAATGTGTCACATCACATATATCTTATGTTGAcgtgataatatttaaataaatttaaaatactttaaaataaattaagtttattttataattatttaaataagcgCATCAAAGGTTCATTCTGGGcgtgatttttaaataatataaatataaaaatatagaaaaaattaaattttaaatttttttaaagatatttgcGAGGCATTTTGCCACATCAACATGATGTCCACATGGCACACCATGTCTCGTTGTTTGGTTGCTCTGTCAACCATGTCATCactaaacaacaaaaatagatggaatttttcaacaaaatacagattttattattattactattttgatataataatagGAGTTCTCTTTCATTTTGTGGTTTGAATTTACTCTTATTTGGGTCGGgataatattcaagtaaaattCTCCCTACAATATCGATTCTAAAATTCGAGTTTAATCCAAATAGTTGAAGAAGAAATTTATTTCCAGTTCTTTCCATCATTTTTCTGTTAATTTGTGGAACATGTAATAGCATGGAGGCCGAACAATCCTtgctaaacttattttttttaataatcagTTATCGTTTTTAAGCTAAATACGTAATACGAAGCTTAAATTTCTACAATACATTACATCTTTCATGATTCATACTATAGACGCAAAATGATTGAAACTTATTCTCCCTCGCTACTCCTTCTCCTGTCCATGAACACATATCTTGATTACGGCTCTCAGTTTCTTATATAAGGAAGGGGGGGAGCATCCATCTCAACTTTCAAACAGATTCATTGAGTAGATTACAATGGCAATAGTAGTGTTTCTGGTCTTTCTTCTACCACTCTCCTTGTTCCTGTTCATTCTCCTAAAACATGGCAATTCTAATCGTCTTCCCCCTAGCCCTCCTTCTCTTCCTTTGATTGGTCACTTACATATGCAGCTGTTTGATAACTCAGCCCCTCAAATTTTTCTTTGGAAACTCTCTCAAAAGTATGGTTCTCTCGTGTACTTGCGATTTGGGTTGAAACCAATCCTTGTAGTTTCTTCAGCGAAAATGGCTAAAGAGGTTATGAAAACCCATGACCTTGACTTTTGCAGTAGACCTTATCGACGTTGTAGTCATAAATTATCTTATAATGCCTCGGATGTGGCTTTTTCACCATATAATGACTACTGGAGGGAGATGAGGAAAATTTGTGTTGTACATCTCTTTAGCGGAGTGCAACAGTATCGTCCCATCAGAGAAGATGAAGTTGATCGCTTGATTGAAAAAATATCCAAATTACCTGTTGATGCTAAACCTGTCAACTTGAGTGAAGCAATAATGTGCCTTTCCAGTACAATAATTTGTAGAATAGCCTTCGGCAAGAGGTATGACGAAGAAGGAGCCGAAAGAAGCAGATTCCATGAGCTGCTTAATGAAAGTCAAGCCATATTATCAAGCTTCAGTTTTTCTGACTACTTTCCTTACATGGGCTGGCTCGATAGATTCACTGGATTGCTTAGTCGTCTTGAAAAAACTTTCAAAGAACTTGATACTTTTTATCAACAACTCATTGATGAACATCTGGATCCTATTAGGCTAAAACCCCAACAAGAGGACATACTCGACGTGTTACTACAAACATGGAAGGATCACGACTTTTCATTTGATCTGACTATCGATCAGATAAAAGCTATTCTTATGGTCATTTCACCTTTACTCAACacttttatctttaattaactTTTGTGCTTCACACttagtacatatatataacccATTGATTTTCTTGCAGAACTTGTTTATAGCTGGAACAGACACATCCGCAGCCACTATAATATGGGTGATGAGCTTCTTAATGAAAAATCCAAAATGTTTGAAGAAAACTCAAGCAGAAGTAAGGAATTTGATTGGAAAAAAAGGTTTTGTAAATGAAGATGATACTCGAGATTTGACTTACTTAAAAGCTGTGATAAAAGAAACATTTAGATTGCAACCAATTGCTCCATTGTTAGTGCCACTAGAAACACTCCGAAAGTGCAAAATAGGTGGGTACGATATACCTGCCAAAACCTTGGTTTATGTGAACGCGTGGGCAATAGGAAAAGACCCTGAAACCTGGGAAAATCCAGAAGAG
This genomic window from Gossypium raimondii isolate GPD5lz chromosome 10, ASM2569854v1, whole genome shotgun sequence contains:
- the LOC105777187 gene encoding cytochrome P450 83B1 translates to MAIVVFLVFLLPLSLFLFILLKHGNSNRLPPSPPSLPLIGHLHMQLFDNSAPQIFLWKLSQKYGSLVYLRFGLKPILVVSSAKMAKEVMKTHDLDFCSRPYRRCSHKLSYNASDVAFSPYNDYWREMRKICVVHLFSGVQQYRPIREDEVDRLIEKISKLPVDAKPVNLSEAIMCLSSTIICRIAFGKRYDEEGAERSRFHELLNESQAILSSFSFSDYFPYMGWLDRFTGLLSRLEKTFKELDTFYQQLIDEHLDPIRLKPQQEDILDVLLQTWKDHDFSFDLTIDQIKAILMNLFIAGTDTSAATIIWVMSFLMKNPKCLKKTQAEVRNLIGKKGFVNEDDTRDLTYLKAVIKETFRLQPIAPLLVPLETLRKCKIGGYDIPAKTLVYVNAWAIGKDPETWENPEEFYPERFICSPIDYKGQHFELIPFGAGRRVCPGMHMGVAVVELALANLLYKFDWEMPIAMTKEDIDFDALPGITTHKKNALILVARKIYD